The following are encoded together in the Microterricola viridarii genome:
- the whiA gene encoding DNA-binding protein WhiA — protein MALTADVKDELSVVEVAKTTVRAAELATILRFSGGLHMISGRIAVESELDSTVLARRVRKDLAELYGVRSSVSVIAASGLRRTNNYLVRVMEGGETLARQTGLLDARRRPIRGLPNRLTTGSREEIAAVWRGAFLAAGTLTDPGRSAALEITCPGNEAAMALVGAAGRLGIAAKAREVRGVHRVVIRDGDAISSMLVHMGAEQTVRNWEELRQRREVRATANRLVNFDDANLRRSAQAAVAACARVERAMEILGTDIPDHLKYAGELRLRFRDSSLDELGHHAEPPMTKDAVAGRIRRLLAMADKKAADLGIPGTDANLPADLDEA, from the coding sequence TTGGCTCTCACCGCCGACGTAAAAGATGAACTCTCCGTGGTCGAGGTCGCCAAGACCACGGTCCGAGCCGCCGAGCTCGCCACGATCCTGCGCTTCTCCGGGGGTCTGCACATGATCTCCGGCCGCATCGCCGTCGAGTCCGAGCTGGACTCCACCGTGCTCGCACGCCGCGTGCGCAAAGACCTCGCCGAACTCTACGGGGTGCGCAGCAGCGTCTCCGTGATCGCCGCCTCCGGGCTGCGCCGCACCAACAACTACCTGGTCCGCGTGATGGAGGGCGGCGAGACGCTGGCCCGCCAGACCGGCCTGCTCGACGCCCGCCGCCGGCCGATCCGCGGCCTCCCGAACCGTCTCACCACGGGCTCCCGCGAGGAGATCGCCGCCGTCTGGCGTGGCGCGTTCCTCGCCGCCGGCACGCTGACCGACCCCGGTCGCTCCGCCGCGCTGGAGATCACCTGCCCGGGCAACGAGGCCGCCATGGCCCTCGTGGGTGCCGCCGGCCGGCTCGGTATCGCCGCCAAGGCGCGCGAGGTGCGCGGTGTGCACCGCGTCGTCATCCGTGACGGTGACGCGATCAGCTCGATGCTCGTGCACATGGGTGCAGAGCAGACCGTGCGCAACTGGGAGGAGCTGCGCCAGCGCCGCGAGGTGCGGGCGACCGCGAACCGCCTGGTCAACTTCGACGACGCCAACCTGCGCCGCAGCGCGCAGGCCGCCGTGGCCGCCTGCGCCCGCGTCGAGCGCGCCATGGAGATCCTCGGCACCGACATCCCGGACCACCTGAAGTATGCGGGCGAGCTGCGCCTGCGCTTCCGTGACTCCAGCCTGGACGAGCTCGGTCACCACGCCGAGCCGCCGATGACGAAGGATGCGGTCGCCGGCCGTATTCGCCGTCTGCTCGCCATGGCCGACAAGAAGGCCGCAGACCTCGGAATCCCGGGCACCGACGCGAACCTGCCCGCAGACCTCGACGAGGCCTAA
- the secG gene encoding preprotein translocase subunit SecG, translated as MEILQVVMQVVLGLTSLLLTMLILLHKGRGGGLSDMFGGGMTSNLGASGVAERNLNRITVILGLIWVSSIIVLGLITKFDTGL; from the coding sequence GTGGAAATTCTCCAGGTAGTAATGCAGGTCGTGCTCGGTTTGACGAGCCTGCTGCTGACCATGCTGATCTTGCTGCACAAGGGTCGCGGTGGCGGCCTCTCCGACATGTTCGGTGGCGGCATGACCAGCAACCTCGGCGCGTCCGGCGTTGCAGAGCGCAACCTCAACCGGATCACCGTTATCCTCGGACTCATCTGGGTCTCGAGCATCATCGTGCTCGGCCTCATCACCAAGTTCGACACCGGCTTGTAA
- the tpiA gene encoding triose-phosphate isomerase translates to MDSMTTNGNRTPLIAGNWKMNLDHLQAIAFVQKLAWNLTEAKHDFGSVEVAVFPPFTDLRSVQTLVSADKLPLAFGAQDVSEHVSGAYTGEISAAFLAQLECRYVIIGHSERRTLHGETDEQVAAKVAAALEHNIAPIICVGETAEDLEKHGPSAVPVAQLRAALANVSGAADFVVAYEPVWAIGSGQAATPEQAEQVAAALRAVLVELLGDDVAAKTRILYGGSVKSGNIAGFMREPNVDGALVGGASLDINEFASISRYKQHVGL, encoded by the coding sequence ATGGACAGCATGACCACGAACGGCAACAGAACCCCCCTCATCGCCGGCAACTGGAAGATGAACCTGGACCACCTCCAGGCGATCGCTTTCGTGCAGAAGCTGGCTTGGAACCTCACCGAGGCCAAGCACGACTTCGGCAGCGTCGAGGTTGCGGTGTTCCCTCCGTTCACCGACCTCCGCAGCGTGCAGACCCTGGTCTCGGCCGACAAGCTCCCGCTCGCCTTCGGCGCGCAGGACGTCTCCGAGCACGTTTCCGGCGCGTACACCGGCGAGATCTCTGCCGCGTTCCTCGCGCAGCTTGAGTGCCGCTACGTGATCATCGGCCACTCCGAGCGGCGCACGCTGCACGGCGAGACCGACGAGCAGGTCGCGGCGAAGGTTGCCGCAGCCCTCGAGCACAACATCGCCCCCATCATCTGCGTCGGCGAGACGGCGGAAGACCTCGAGAAGCACGGCCCGAGCGCCGTCCCCGTCGCCCAGCTGCGTGCAGCGCTGGCCAACGTGAGCGGCGCAGCCGACTTCGTCGTGGCCTACGAGCCGGTCTGGGCCATCGGCTCCGGCCAGGCCGCAACGCCGGAGCAGGCCGAGCAGGTCGCCGCGGCCCTGCGTGCCGTGCTCGTCGAGCTGCTCGGTGACGATGTCGCCGCGAAGACCCGCATCCTCTACGGCGGTTCCGTGAAGTCGGGCAACATCGCCGGTTTCATGCGCGAGCCGAACGTCGACGGCGCTCTCGTCGGCGGTGCGAGCCTGGACATCAACGAGTTCGCGAGCATCAGCCGCTACAAGCAGCACGTGGGTCTCTAA
- the zwf gene encoding glucose-6-phosphate dehydrogenase: protein MPPVNITADSNPLRSPADYRLNRIAGPSGLIIFGVTGDLSRKKLMPAVYDLANRGLLPPGFGLVGFARRDWADQDFMEIVHDAVKQYARTEFREEVWAQLAQGIRFVPGTFDDEASFERLKETIDELDRERGTMGNHAFYLSIPPKAFPQVTEQLSKSGLAKGTDGSWRRVVIEKPFGSDLKTARELNAVVESVFPADSVFRIDHYLGKETVQNILALRFANQLYEPIWNANYVDHVQITMAEDIGVGGRAGYYDGIGAARDVIQNHLLQLLALTAMEEPISFDASALRAEKEKVLAAVRLPEDLGTGTARGQYAGGWQGGEKVLGFLDEDGMNPESLTETYAAMKLTIGTRRWAGVPFYLRAGKRLGRRVTEIAVVFKRAPQQLFADSQTSELGQNALVIRVQPDEGVTIRFGSKVPGAGMQVRDVTMDFGYGHAFTEASPEAYERLILDVLLGDPPLFPRHEEVELSWKILDPIEEFWETQGQPEQYSPGSWGPSSADDLLARDGRVWRRP from the coding sequence ATGCCACCGGTGAACATCACCGCGGATTCCAACCCACTTCGGTCCCCGGCCGATTACCGCCTGAACCGCATTGCCGGTCCGAGCGGGCTCATCATCTTCGGCGTGACGGGTGACCTGTCACGCAAGAAGCTGATGCCGGCCGTGTACGACCTGGCAAACCGCGGCCTGCTGCCGCCCGGATTCGGTCTGGTGGGCTTCGCCCGCCGCGACTGGGCCGACCAGGACTTCATGGAGATCGTGCACGACGCTGTCAAACAGTACGCACGCACCGAGTTCCGTGAGGAAGTGTGGGCCCAGCTGGCCCAGGGAATCCGGTTTGTGCCGGGAACCTTCGACGATGAGGCGTCCTTCGAACGACTCAAGGAAACGATCGACGAGCTGGATCGAGAGCGTGGAACCATGGGCAACCATGCGTTCTACCTCTCGATCCCGCCGAAGGCGTTCCCGCAGGTCACCGAACAGCTGAGCAAGTCCGGCCTGGCCAAGGGCACGGATGGCTCCTGGCGTCGTGTCGTGATCGAGAAGCCGTTCGGCAGCGATCTGAAGACGGCGCGCGAGCTGAACGCCGTCGTCGAGTCGGTGTTCCCGGCCGACTCGGTGTTCCGCATCGACCACTACCTGGGCAAGGAGACGGTGCAGAACATCCTCGCGCTGCGCTTCGCCAACCAGCTCTACGAGCCCATCTGGAACGCGAACTACGTCGACCACGTGCAGATCACGATGGCCGAGGACATCGGTGTCGGCGGTCGTGCCGGCTACTACGACGGCATCGGCGCGGCCCGCGACGTCATCCAGAACCACCTGCTGCAGCTTCTCGCCCTCACCGCGATGGAGGAGCCGATTTCGTTCGACGCCTCCGCACTGCGGGCAGAGAAGGAGAAGGTGCTTGCCGCCGTGCGGCTGCCGGAGGACCTCGGCACCGGCACGGCTCGCGGCCAGTACGCCGGCGGTTGGCAGGGCGGCGAGAAGGTTCTCGGCTTCCTCGACGAGGACGGCATGAACCCGGAGTCGCTCACCGAGACCTATGCGGCCATGAAGTTGACCATCGGCACCCGCCGCTGGGCCGGCGTGCCGTTCTACCTGCGCGCTGGCAAGCGCCTCGGCCGCCGCGTCACCGAGATCGCCGTGGTGTTCAAGCGGGCGCCGCAGCAGCTCTTCGCCGACAGCCAGACCTCTGAGCTCGGCCAGAACGCCCTCGTGATCCGGGTGCAGCCCGATGAGGGTGTCACCATCCGTTTTGGCTCCAAGGTTCCCGGTGCCGGCATGCAAGTGCGCGACGTCACCATGGACTTCGGCTACGGCCACGCCTTCACCGAGGCGAGCCCCGAGGCATACGAGCGACTCATCCTCGACGTGCTGCTCGGCGACCCGCCCCTGTTCCCCCGGCACGAAGAGGTCGAGTTGTCGTGGAAGATCCTCGACCCGATCGAGGAGTTCTGGGAGACCCAGGGCCAGCCGGAACAGTACAGCCCCGGCAGCTGGGGACCCAGCTCCGCCGACGATCTTTTGGCCCGCGACGGCCGCGTCTGGAGACGCCCATGA
- the pgl gene encoding 6-phosphogluconolactonase has translation MTNERRVLVHPDKQALAGSVAARFITKTLDILDDLGSANIVLTGGSMGSGVLAAVNESAARDTLDWSRIHFWWGDERWLPAGDAERNDQQAFDALLSHIDIPAGNIHQFPASDGPLDLDQAADSYAAELAAHAEEGAELPRLDITFLGVGPDGHIASLFPHRSGIQVNDRTVIAVRDSPKPPAERLSLTRPVLNHSDRVWMVLAGSDKAPALGLALAGASRDEVPVGGIKGRKRTVFFVDRDAAAEVPEALIAPSY, from the coding sequence ATGACCAACGAACGCCGAGTGCTGGTGCACCCCGACAAGCAGGCCCTGGCCGGTTCTGTCGCCGCCCGCTTCATCACGAAGACGCTCGACATCCTCGACGACCTCGGCAGCGCCAACATCGTGCTGACCGGTGGCTCGATGGGCTCCGGAGTTCTCGCCGCCGTCAACGAGTCGGCAGCCAGGGACACGCTGGACTGGTCGCGGATCCACTTCTGGTGGGGCGATGAGCGCTGGCTCCCGGCCGGCGACGCCGAGCGCAACGACCAGCAGGCGTTCGACGCCCTGCTCAGCCACATCGATATTCCGGCGGGCAACATCCACCAGTTCCCGGCCTCCGATGGCCCGCTCGACCTCGATCAGGCCGCGGATTCCTATGCCGCAGAGCTCGCCGCGCACGCGGAAGAGGGCGCCGAACTCCCCCGCCTGGACATCACGTTCCTCGGCGTCGGGCCGGACGGCCACATCGCCTCCCTGTTCCCGCACCGTTCCGGCATCCAGGTCAACGACCGCACCGTGATCGCGGTGCGCGACTCGCCGAAGCCACCGGCGGAGCGGCTCAGCCTGACCCGCCCGGTGCTGAACCACTCCGACCGCGTCTGGATGGTTCTCGCCGGCTCCGACAAGGCTCCAGCCCTCGGCCTCGCATTGGCCGGCGCGAGCCGGGACGAGGTTCCGGTCGGTGGTATCAAGGGTCGTAAGCGCACCGTCTTCTTCGTCGACCGCGATGCGGCCGCCGAGGTGCCGGAGGCGCTCATCGCCCCGTCGTACTAG
- a CDS encoding glucose-6-phosphate isomerase, translating into MTFGIAVGGAAADAVRRHLPALVAEEVASGITAQNPTLWGADAESESAVRLGWTESVAISRPLVPEILALREELHAAGVRHIALAGMGGSSLAPEVITRTMGAPLTVLDSTDPGQVLAALNDRLAETAIVVSSKSGSTVETASQRRVFEKAFTDAGIDPTTRVIVVTDPGSPLDVSARAAGYRVFNADPNVGGRYSALTAFGLVPSGLAGVDIAELLDEADAISLPLAVDNESNPGLILGAAIAGTSPLRDKLGLLADGTHIVGLPDWVEQLIAESTGKLGTGLLPVVLEEGASEIENALDDLLLVRLVDDAGQHLFLDGDAAEVRVSGTLGAQFLVWEYATVVAGRLLGINPFDQPDVESAKIATRGLLDARPEPAPAAFVSEGIEVRGTPEVIGAASDLQSAIDVLVEEVPENGYISIQAYVNRLALPQLTELRALLAERSGRPVTFGWGPRFLHSTGQFHKGGPAVGAFLQILATPAEDLDIPESPFTFGELIQAQASGDASVLAAHGRPVLTLTLTDAAANVSTLFDAAR; encoded by the coding sequence GTGACCTTCGGCATCGCGGTCGGCGGCGCGGCAGCAGACGCTGTCCGCCGCCACCTCCCCGCCCTCGTCGCCGAAGAGGTGGCCTCGGGGATCACCGCGCAGAACCCGACACTCTGGGGCGCGGACGCCGAGTCCGAGTCCGCTGTCCGCCTCGGCTGGACAGAGTCGGTCGCGATTTCGCGCCCCCTCGTCCCGGAGATCCTCGCCCTGCGCGAGGAACTGCACGCGGCCGGCGTGCGCCACATTGCCCTCGCCGGCATGGGCGGCTCTTCGCTGGCGCCAGAGGTCATCACCCGCACCATGGGCGCCCCGCTCACCGTGCTGGACTCCACCGACCCCGGCCAGGTTCTCGCCGCGCTGAACGACCGGCTCGCCGAGACGGCCATCGTCGTGTCGTCGAAGTCCGGCTCGACCGTGGAGACCGCCAGCCAGCGCCGCGTCTTCGAGAAGGCGTTCACGGATGCCGGCATCGACCCGACGACGCGCGTCATCGTGGTCACCGACCCCGGATCCCCGCTGGACGTCTCTGCCCGCGCCGCCGGCTACCGCGTCTTCAACGCCGACCCGAACGTGGGCGGCCGCTACTCGGCGCTCACCGCCTTCGGCCTGGTGCCGTCCGGCCTCGCCGGTGTCGACATCGCGGAGCTCCTCGACGAGGCCGACGCGATCTCGCTGCCCCTCGCCGTCGACAACGAGTCGAACCCCGGCCTGATCCTGGGAGCCGCCATCGCCGGCACCTCGCCGTTGCGCGACAAGCTCGGCCTGCTGGCCGACGGCACCCACATCGTCGGCCTGCCCGACTGGGTGGAGCAGCTGATCGCGGAGTCGACCGGCAAGCTCGGCACCGGCCTGCTGCCCGTCGTGCTCGAAGAGGGCGCGTCGGAGATCGAGAACGCGCTGGACGACCTCCTGCTCGTCCGTCTCGTCGACGACGCCGGCCAGCACCTGTTCCTGGACGGCGACGCAGCAGAGGTCCGCGTCAGCGGCACCCTGGGCGCCCAGTTCCTGGTCTGGGAGTACGCAACGGTCGTCGCCGGCCGCCTGCTCGGCATCAACCCGTTCGACCAGCCCGATGTGGAGTCGGCGAAGATCGCAACCCGCGGCCTTCTCGACGCCCGTCCCGAGCCCGCCCCTGCCGCCTTCGTCTCAGAGGGCATCGAGGTGCGCGGCACGCCGGAGGTCATCGGCGCCGCCAGCGACCTGCAGTCGGCCATCGACGTACTGGTCGAGGAGGTGCCCGAGAACGGGTACATCTCGATCCAGGCCTACGTCAACCGACTGGCATTGCCGCAGCTGACCGAGCTCCGGGCACTCCTCGCAGAGCGCTCCGGCCGCCCCGTCACCTTCGGCTGGGGCCCGCGCTTCCTGCACTCGACCGGGCAGTTCCACAAGGGTGGCCCCGCCGTCGGCGCCTTCCTGCAGATCCTGGCCACCCCGGCCGAGGACCTCGACATCCCGGAGAGCCCGTTCACGTTCGGCGAGCTCATCCAGGCCCAGGCGAGCGGCGATGCCAGCGTTCTGGCCGCGCACGGACGCCCTGTGCTCACTCTCACGCTGACGGATGCCGCGGCAAACGTGAGCACCCTGTTCGACGCCGCTCGCTGA
- the rapZ gene encoding RNase adapter RapZ, giving the protein MADARQHEMLIVTGMSGAGRSTVANALEDLGWYVVDNLPPQMLRPFVDLAGRAGASLPKIAAVVDIRGGDFFSELQETIQTLRKGTALRVVFLDAADDVLVRRFESVRRPHPLQGDGTLLDGIAAERNRIATIRGASDLIIDTSDLNIHQLATVTREHFSEVDAVGVSVTLLSFGFKYGVPADADHVADARFLPNPFWIPELRAQTGLDSDVAAFVLQQAGAREFLARYAAALEPVLDGYQRENKRHVTIAVGCTGGKHRSVAMVKELSALIGALPRVAVSVRHRDLGRE; this is encoded by the coding sequence ATGGCGGATGCCCGGCAGCACGAGATGCTGATCGTCACGGGAATGTCCGGAGCCGGTCGTTCGACCGTCGCGAACGCTCTTGAGGACCTCGGCTGGTACGTCGTCGACAACCTCCCCCCGCAGATGCTGCGCCCGTTCGTCGACCTTGCCGGGCGTGCTGGGGCGAGCCTGCCCAAGATCGCGGCCGTCGTCGACATCCGCGGCGGTGACTTCTTCTCCGAGCTGCAGGAGACCATCCAGACCCTCCGCAAGGGCACTGCCCTCCGGGTCGTCTTCCTCGACGCCGCCGATGACGTGCTGGTGCGCCGCTTCGAGTCCGTGCGCCGGCCGCACCCGCTGCAGGGCGACGGCACGCTGCTGGACGGCATCGCCGCGGAGCGCAACCGCATCGCCACCATCCGCGGGGCCAGCGATCTGATCATCGACACCTCCGACCTCAACATCCACCAGCTGGCCACCGTCACCAGGGAGCACTTCTCCGAGGTGGATGCCGTCGGCGTCAGCGTCACGCTGCTCAGCTTCGGCTTCAAGTACGGGGTGCCGGCCGACGCCGACCACGTCGCCGACGCCCGATTCTTGCCCAACCCCTTCTGGATCCCGGAGCTGCGCGCGCAGACGGGGCTCGACAGTGATGTCGCCGCCTTCGTCCTGCAGCAGGCCGGGGCCAGGGAATTCCTCGCGCGGTACGCCGCCGCACTCGAGCCCGTGCTCGATGGCTACCAGCGCGAAAACAAACGTCACGTCACGATCGCCGTCGGTTGCACCGGCGGCAAGCATCGCTCCGTCGCCATGGTGAAGGAGTTGTCGGCATTGATCGGCGCCCTTCCCCGGGTCGCCGTGAGCGTGCGACATCGGGATCTCGGACGCGAATAG
- a CDS encoding superoxide dismutase: MAEYTLPALAYDYSALEPSISGAIMELHHGKHHQAYVTGANTALAQLAEARETGNLANVNKLQKDLAFNLGGHVNHSIFWTNMSPNGGDKPVGELAAAIDDFFGSFDKFQAHFTATALGVQGSGWSVLAWDSIGQQLIIQQFFDQQANFAAGTVPLLMLDVWEHAYYLDYHNVRADYVKAFWNIVDWSNVQSRFDTARVKTDGLLLLS; encoded by the coding sequence ATGGCTGAATACACCCTGCCTGCACTTGCCTACGATTACTCGGCGCTCGAGCCGAGCATCAGCGGTGCCATCATGGAGCTGCACCACGGAAAGCACCACCAGGCTTACGTGACCGGCGCCAACACGGCACTCGCCCAGCTGGCCGAGGCCCGCGAGACCGGCAACCTGGCGAACGTGAACAAGCTGCAGAAGGACCTCGCGTTCAACCTCGGTGGTCACGTGAACCACTCGATCTTCTGGACCAACATGTCGCCCAACGGCGGCGACAAGCCGGTCGGCGAGCTGGCCGCGGCCATCGACGACTTCTTCGGCTCCTTCGACAAGTTCCAGGCGCACTTCACGGCCACGGCGCTCGGCGTGCAGGGCTCCGGCTGGTCCGTGCTGGCCTGGGACTCGATCGGCCAGCAGCTGATCATCCAGCAGTTCTTCGACCAGCAGGCCAATTTCGCGGCCGGCACCGTCCCACTGCTGATGCTCGATGTGTGGGAGCACGCCTACTACCTCGACTACCACAATGTTCGCGCCGACTACGTGAAGGCGTTCTGGAACATCGTCGACTGGTCGAACGTGCAGTCACGCTTCGACACCGCGCGAGTGAAGACCGACGGCCTCCTGCTACTGTCATAG
- a CDS encoding glucose-6-phosphate dehydrogenase assembly protein OpcA, which yields MIIDLPNTTISQVSKALVKMRDENGVVALGRVLTLIIAASTGSEEEAIEAANDASREHPMRVLVVCTNPADADQGPVESRLDAEIRVGGDAGASEVIILRASGEAASDEQSLVMGLLLPDAPVVTWWPGLAPTVPGLAPLGRIAHRRITDASAQPNPQAALQQLAENYKPGDIDFAWTRLTLWRAQLAAVLDQPPYSPVTAVYIEGSDDSPSTTLLSAWLQFALEADTEYVLTPGITSHGIHSVRLERSTGAIELSRTGGGVARLTQPEQPTHSLALPRRNLRDCLADELRRLDPDELYGLVITEALARLGAATPMTTRSAV from the coding sequence ATGATCATCGATCTGCCCAACACCACCATCAGCCAGGTGTCCAAGGCCCTGGTCAAGATGCGCGACGAGAACGGTGTCGTGGCCCTCGGCCGTGTGCTGACCCTCATCATCGCCGCCTCGACCGGATCCGAAGAGGAGGCCATCGAGGCCGCCAACGACGCCTCGCGTGAGCACCCGATGCGGGTCCTCGTCGTCTGCACGAACCCCGCGGATGCCGACCAGGGCCCCGTCGAGTCGCGCCTGGACGCCGAGATCCGTGTCGGCGGCGACGCCGGCGCCAGCGAGGTCATCATCCTGCGGGCCAGCGGCGAGGCTGCATCCGACGAGCAGAGCCTCGTCATGGGGCTGCTACTGCCCGACGCCCCCGTCGTCACCTGGTGGCCCGGCCTCGCGCCGACCGTTCCGGGTCTCGCCCCGCTCGGCCGCATCGCCCACCGCCGCATCACGGACGCCTCGGCGCAGCCGAACCCGCAGGCCGCGCTGCAACAGCTCGCCGAGAACTACAAGCCGGGCGACATCGACTTCGCCTGGACCCGGTTGACGCTCTGGCGCGCCCAGCTGGCCGCCGTGCTCGACCAGCCGCCGTACTCCCCCGTCACGGCCGTCTACATTGAGGGCAGCGACGACTCCCCCTCGACGACGCTGCTCAGCGCTTGGCTGCAGTTCGCCCTCGAGGCCGACACCGAGTACGTGCTGACGCCCGGCATCACCTCGCACGGCATCCACAGCGTGCGCCTGGAGCGCTCGACCGGCGCCATCGAGTTGAGCCGCACCGGCGGCGGTGTCGCCCGGCTGACCCAGCCGGAGCAGCCCACTCACTCGCTCGCGCTCCCCCGCCGCAACCTCCGCGACTGCCTGGCCGACGAGCTGCGCCGGCTCGACCCCGACGAGCTCTATGGTCTGGTGATCACCGAGGCACTGGCTAGACTCGGGGCAGCAACGCCGATGACGACGAGGAGCGCAGTATGA
- a CDS encoding RNA polymerase-binding protein RbpA, translating to MASGGSAIRGSRVGAGPMGEQDRGYHADRVAISYWDALGNETIRYFSAVLPDEEIPLTIDSPQSGLPAGRDKENPPSVAKLEPYKTHLAYVKERRTEEEAEQLLQEALEQLRVRRGKVVAN from the coding sequence ATGGCATCAGGCGGCAGTGCAATTCGGGGGTCGCGCGTCGGCGCAGGCCCCATGGGCGAACAGGACCGTGGCTACCACGCGGACCGTGTGGCCATTTCTTACTGGGACGCCCTCGGCAACGAGACGATCCGCTACTTCTCTGCCGTCCTGCCGGACGAGGAGATCCCGCTGACGATCGACTCGCCGCAGTCTGGCCTCCCGGCCGGTCGCGACAAGGAGAACCCTCCGTCGGTCGCCAAGCTGGAGCCGTACAAGACTCACCTCGCCTACGTGAAGGAACGTCGCACGGAGGAGGAGGCAGAGCAGCTCCTGCAGGAGGCGCTCGAGCAGCTTCGTGTGCGTCGCGGCAAGGTCGTCGCGAACTAA
- a CDS encoding phosphoglycerate kinase: MSLRTIDSLGPLAGKHVIVRCDLNVPLKDGQITDDGRVRASLPTLNALLSQGARVSVVSHLGRPEGAPDERYSLAPVASRLGELLGKPVAFATDTVGASAQATVSALADGEIAVLENLRFNAGETSKVAEERTAFAAQLAAFGDALVSDGFGVVHRKQASVYELAELLPSAAGLLIAAELEVLDRLTENPERPYAVVLGGSKVSDKLGVIGHLLPRVDSLLIGGGMLFTFLAALGYKVGSSLLEVDQIDTVKGYLAEAERLGVEIVLPTDVVVASKFGADAEVLVRAADAIEDTPFGASGLGLDIGPDTAARFAEVIRTSTTVFWNGPMGVFELAPFAAGTRTVAQALTEVSGLSVVGGGDSAAAVRALDFNDDQFGHISTGGGASLEFLEGKRLPGLEVLGWTA, translated from the coding sequence ATGTCGCTACGCACGATTGATTCCCTCGGTCCGCTCGCAGGCAAGCACGTCATTGTGCGCTGTGATCTCAATGTGCCGTTGAAAGACGGCCAGATCACGGATGACGGTCGTGTGCGAGCGTCGCTGCCCACCCTGAACGCCCTGCTCTCTCAGGGCGCCCGCGTGAGCGTTGTCTCACACCTCGGGCGCCCTGAGGGAGCACCGGACGAGCGCTACAGCCTCGCCCCCGTTGCCAGCCGTCTCGGCGAGCTGCTGGGCAAGCCTGTCGCGTTCGCCACCGACACCGTCGGCGCCTCGGCGCAGGCAACCGTCTCCGCCCTCGCCGACGGCGAGATCGCGGTGCTGGAGAACCTGCGCTTCAACGCGGGAGAGACGTCCAAGGTCGCCGAGGAGCGCACCGCATTCGCGGCCCAGCTCGCGGCGTTCGGTGACGCCCTCGTCTCCGACGGCTTCGGTGTCGTCCACCGCAAGCAGGCCAGCGTCTACGAGCTGGCCGAGCTTCTTCCGAGCGCGGCCGGTCTGCTGATCGCCGCCGAGCTCGAGGTGCTCGACCGCCTGACCGAGAACCCTGAGCGGCCATACGCCGTGGTCCTCGGCGGCTCCAAGGTGTCAGACAAGCTCGGCGTGATCGGGCACCTGCTGCCCCGCGTCGACTCGCTGCTCATCGGCGGCGGGATGCTCTTCACCTTCCTCGCCGCACTCGGCTACAAGGTCGGCTCGAGCCTGCTCGAGGTCGACCAGATCGACACCGTCAAGGGCTACCTGGCCGAGGCGGAACGTCTGGGCGTCGAGATCGTGCTGCCGACGGATGTCGTCGTCGCGTCGAAGTTCGGTGCGGACGCCGAGGTTCTCGTGCGTGCAGCCGACGCCATCGAAGACACCCCGTTCGGTGCATCCGGCCTCGGCCTGGACATCGGACCGGACACCGCCGCACGCTTCGCCGAGGTCATCCGCACCTCGACGACCGTGTTCTGGAACGGCCCGATGGGCGTCTTCGAGCTCGCCCCCTTCGCTGCCGGTACCCGTACCGTCGCGCAGGCCCTCACCGAGGTCTCCGGCCTCAGCGTCGTCGGCGGTGGCGACTCTGCCGCAGCCGTGCGCGCACTTGATTTCAACGATGACCAGTTTGGTCACATTTCGACCGGTGGCGGTGCAAGCCTCGAGTTCCTCGAGGGCAAGCGTCTTCCCGGTCTGGAGGTACTCGGATGGACAGCATGA